A section of the Caldisericia bacterium genome encodes:
- a CDS encoding xanthine dehydrogenase family protein subunit M produces MKEFEYLKPRDLNEALLFAREYGHRKRFLAGGTDLIVRLKDNLIREDYIIDIGEIEELRGIEKKNGEIHIGPITTHSEIIESEITKKYAPLLVEAVKTIGSPQIRNRGTIGGNICNASPAGDSIPALVVSEARFVVKSLNNERIIDIKDFFVGPGKTSLKQDEILYKIIIPEWKENEIGFFNKLGQRNAMSISIASVAVKLEREKDNKFKKAFVSFGAVSPVVNRATKCENLLTERELDSKDYIFEAANCALDEVNPITDVRATREYRREVSKYLLYESLLNLLGIGG; encoded by the coding sequence ATGAAGGAATTTGAGTATCTGAAACCAAGGGATTTAAATGAGGCACTTCTTTTTGCCAGAGAGTACGGGCACAGGAAAAGGTTTCTCGCTGGAGGAACAGACCTTATTGTCAGATTAAAGGACAATCTGATCAGAGAAGACTACATTATAGATATAGGGGAAATTGAGGAACTTAGAGGTATAGAGAAAAAGAACGGTGAAATACATATTGGGCCAATAACAACACACTCAGAGATAATTGAATCCGAGATAACAAAAAAGTATGCTCCTTTGCTTGTGGAGGCAGTTAAGACCATAGGCTCACCCCAGATAAGAAACAGGGGAACAATTGGCGGAAATATCTGCAACGCATCCCCTGCAGGGGATTCAATTCCTGCCCTCGTTGTCTCTGAAGCAAGATTTGTTGTAAAATCTCTTAATAATGAACGAATCATAGATATAAAGGATTTTTTTGTTGGTCCTGGAAAAACATCGTTAAAGCAGGACGAAATCCTTTACAAAATAATAATACCTGAGTGGAAGGAGAATGAAATAGGTTTCTTCAATAAACTGGGGCAGAGAAATGCCATGTCAATCTCAATAGCAAGTGTGGCAGTAAAGCTTGAGAGAGAAAAGGATAACAAATTTAAAAAAGCATTTGTATCCTTTGGAGCAGTCTCTCCTGTGGTGAACAGAGCAACCAAGTGTGAAAATTTACTTACAGAGAGGGAATTAGATTCAAAAGATTACATATTTGAAGCTGCAAACTGTGCTTTAGATGAGGTAAACCCAATAACAGATGTAAGGGCAACAAGGGAGTATAGAAGGGAAGTCTCAAAATACCTACTCTATGAGAGTCTTCTGAACTTATTGGGGATTGGAGGTTAG
- a CDS encoding (2Fe-2S)-binding protein, translating into MKTIKINFVLNGEEIIDEVPVNITLLDYLRDYLRLTGTKEGCGKGECGACTVIMNGRSVNSCMVLIPQVDGKNVLTIEGLSKNGITKIQKAFVEEGAIQCGFCTPGMVMSTYYLLSKNPHPNEEEIREGLSGNLCRCTGYKKIIEAVKRVSGGKK; encoded by the coding sequence ATGAAAACTATAAAGATAAATTTTGTGCTTAATGGGGAAGAGATTATTGATGAGGTGCCTGTGAACATAACTCTACTTGATTACTTAAGGGATTATCTCCGCCTTACAGGTACAAAGGAGGGATGTGGAAAGGGTGAGTGTGGAGCATGCACAGTCATAATGAATGGAAGGAGTGTAAATTCCTGTATGGTTCTTATTCCTCAGGTGGATGGAAAGAATGTTTTAACAATTGAAGGTTTATCTAAGAACGGCATTACAAAGATTCAGAAAGCTTTTGTAGAGGAAGGCGCAATACAATGTGGATTCTGCACCCCTGGAATGGTTATGAGCACATACTACTTACTATCAAAGAATCCTCATCCAAATGAAGAAGAGATAAGGGAAGGACTATCTGGAAATCTATGTAGATGCACAGGCTACAAAAAAATCATAGAAGCTGTTAAGAGAGTAAGTGGGGGTAAGAAATGA